A portion of the Eubacterium maltosivorans genome contains these proteins:
- a CDS encoding CarD family transcriptional regulator produces the protein MYEIGDKIVYPMHGAGVVKDIEEKEIFDTTQMYYLMEIVSEGMEILIPVDKADEVGVRDIVTSDVIEKMLDSLEGPSDQMNGNWSKRYQDNMDILKSGDIFDVAKVVKNLTLLDRKKGLSTGEKKMLTSARNFLISEMVLVQGRSKEESLQVIEEKI, from the coding sequence ATGTACGAAATCGGCGATAAAATTGTATATCCAATGCATGGTGCAGGTGTGGTCAAAGACATCGAGGAAAAAGAAATTTTTGATACCACCCAGATGTACTATTTAATGGAAATTGTATCTGAGGGAATGGAAATCCTGATTCCTGTAGACAAAGCGGACGAGGTTGGTGTACGTGATATAGTAACATCCGATGTCATTGAAAAAATGCTCGACAGCCTTGAGGGGCCGAGCGACCAGATGAACGGCAACTGGAGCAAGCGGTACCAGGATAATATGGATATCCTGAAAAGCGGCGATATTTTTGACGTTGCCAAGGTCGTGAAAAACCTGACGCTGCTGGACCGGAAAAAGGGACTTTCAACCGGAGAGAAAAAAATGCTGACCTCCGCCAGAAACTTTCTCATCAGTGAGATGGTGTTGGTACAGGGCAGGAGCAAAGAAGAATCGCTTCAGGTTATAGAAGAAAAAATTTAG
- a CDS encoding Tex family protein: MEYLIDKLAQEFNIRPKQVEETVALIDAGNTIPFIARYRKEVTGNLSDVLLRDLDARLTYLRKLQKRKEEIAGSIEEQGKLTPELKAAIDKAATLQEAEDLYLPYKQKKKTRASAAKEKGLEPLANKIYLQLDTEAALAEDAKNYIDPEKGVETAEEALQGAMDIIAETISDNADYRKKIRRMVTEKGAVKSTVTKAFADEKTEFENYYDYGEPVKKIANHRVLALNRGEKRKVLAVKIVDPAEEILDYLKKSILRDKASSYLVSAIEDSYKRLIFPSIEREIRTELKEKAEESAIKMFALNLKKLLLQPPFKDKTTMGFDPAFRTGCKIAVLDPMGKLLDTATVYPTEPKNEVAKSEKILLGMIEKYKVDIISIGNGTASRESEQFVAEMLKKTDRPVQYIVVNEAGASVYSASELGAEEYPDINVSLRGAISIAGRLQDPLSDLVKIDPKHIGVGQYQHDVNQKELEKVLDDTVEDAVNNVGVNINRASVSLLKHVAGVNKTIAKNIIDYREQNGKFGSRKEIKKVKGLGAKAFEQCAGFLRIDDGDNILDNTGVHPESYKAVQNLLKSMGLTTADLEADKLAETVTRLNALDIKATAAMLEIGEPTLRDIIKELKKPGRDPRDSAPKPHLKSDVLSIEDLKPDMELVGTVRNVIDFGAFVDIGVHQDGLVHISQISDRYISHPTDVLSVGDVVTVKVLSVDVERKRIGLSMLI, translated from the coding sequence GTGGAATATTTAATTGATAAACTGGCACAGGAATTTAATATACGGCCAAAGCAGGTAGAGGAAACCGTGGCGCTCATCGACGCGGGCAACACCATTCCCTTTATCGCCCGTTACCGCAAGGAGGTCACCGGCAATCTGAGCGACGTTTTGCTGCGTGATCTGGACGCCCGCCTGACCTATCTCAGAAAGCTGCAGAAGCGCAAGGAAGAGATCGCGGGCAGCATTGAGGAGCAGGGCAAGCTGACGCCTGAGCTGAAAGCTGCCATCGACAAGGCAGCGACGCTGCAGGAGGCTGAGGATCTGTACCTGCCCTATAAGCAGAAGAAAAAAACCCGCGCTTCAGCGGCAAAGGAAAAGGGCCTGGAGCCTCTGGCCAATAAAATCTATTTGCAGCTTGACACAGAAGCGGCTCTGGCAGAGGACGCCAAAAACTACATTGACCCCGAAAAAGGCGTTGAAACCGCTGAGGAGGCCTTGCAGGGGGCCATGGATATCATCGCTGAAACCATCTCGGACAATGCGGATTACCGAAAGAAAATCCGCCGGATGGTAACGGAAAAGGGCGCGGTCAAGTCCACAGTCACCAAGGCCTTTGCGGATGAGAAGACAGAATTTGAAAATTATTATGATTATGGCGAGCCCGTTAAGAAAATCGCCAATCACCGGGTGCTGGCCCTGAACCGGGGCGAAAAGCGTAAGGTGCTGGCTGTGAAAATCGTGGACCCGGCAGAGGAAATCCTGGATTACCTGAAGAAATCCATCCTCCGCGACAAAGCCAGCAGCTATCTGGTGAGCGCCATTGAGGACAGCTATAAGCGTCTGATTTTCCCGTCCATCGAGCGCGAGATCCGTACTGAGCTCAAGGAAAAAGCTGAAGAATCTGCCATTAAGATGTTTGCGCTCAATCTGAAAAAGCTTCTGCTTCAGCCGCCCTTTAAGGATAAAACCACCATGGGCTTTGATCCGGCCTTCCGTACTGGGTGTAAAATCGCGGTTCTGGACCCTATGGGCAAGCTCCTGGATACAGCTACAGTCTATCCGACCGAGCCGAAAAATGAGGTGGCAAAATCCGAAAAGATTCTGCTGGGCATGATCGAAAAATACAAGGTGGACATCATCTCCATCGGCAACGGTACCGCCTCCCGTGAATCCGAGCAGTTTGTGGCTGAGATGCTTAAGAAAACCGACCGCCCGGTGCAGTACATTGTGGTCAACGAAGCTGGTGCGTCGGTGTACTCGGCCTCGGAGCTGGGCGCTGAGGAATACCCGGACATCAACGTTTCCCTGAGAGGGGCCATCTCCATTGCGGGCCGCCTGCAGGACCCTCTGTCCGATCTGGTAAAGATCGATCCCAAACATATCGGAGTGGGCCAGTACCAGCACGACGTCAATCAGAAAGAGCTTGAAAAGGTTCTGGACGATACGGTGGAGGACGCGGTCAACAATGTTGGTGTCAACATTAACCGGGCGTCTGTGTCCCTCCTAAAGCACGTGGCAGGGGTCAACAAAACCATTGCGAAAAATATCATTGACTATCGTGAGCAGAACGGTAAATTCGGGAGCCGTAAGGAGATCAAAAAGGTCAAGGGGCTGGGTGCAAAGGCCTTTGAACAGTGCGCGGGCTTCCTGCGGATCGACGATGGGGACAATATTCTGGACAACACCGGTGTCCATCCCGAATCCTATAAAGCGGTTCAGAACTTACTGAAAAGTATGGGGCTGACCACCGCTGACCTGGAGGCAGATAAGCTGGCCGAAACGGTCACCCGGCTCAACGCTCTGGACATAAAGGCGACAGCGGCGATGCTGGAAATTGGTGAGCCGACTCTGCGGGACATCATCAAGGAACTGAAAAAGCCGGGCCGCGACCCCCGCGACTCTGCGCCAAAGCCACACCTTAAATCCGATGTTCTGAGCATTGAGGACCTGAAGCCAGACATGGAGCTGGTGGGCACTGTGCGCAACGTCATCGACTTTGGCGCTTTCGTGGATATTGGGGTGCACCAGGACGGTCTGGTCCACATCTCCCAGATCAGCGACCGTTATATCTCCCATCCCACCGATGTTTTATCCGTTGGCGACGTGGTTACCGTCAAGGTGCTGTCTGTAGATGTGGAGCGCAAGCGGATCGGTCTGTCTATGCTCATTTAA
- a CDS encoding ArsR/SmtB family transcription factor, giving the protein MDKKRQQENEQAAGILKALAHPVRLCMVRGLMERGRNNVSYMESCLDVSQSGISQHLSKLKAAGIVRGTREGNEIYYELCNEQVKEIVEVLFKEEQQ; this is encoded by the coding sequence ATGGATAAAAAAAGGCAGCAGGAAAACGAGCAGGCCGCCGGGATTTTAAAGGCGCTGGCCCACCCGGTGCGGCTGTGTATGGTGCGGGGGCTCATGGAGAGAGGCCGCAACAATGTCTCTTATATGGAGTCCTGTCTGGATGTGTCCCAGTCGGGGATTTCTCAGCATTTGTCCAAGCTCAAGGCAGCTGGCATCGTGCGCGGAACCCGCGAGGGAAATGAAATTTACTATGAGCTCTGTAATGAACAGGTTAAAGAAATTGTAGAAGTTCTATTCAAGGAGGAACAACAATGA
- a CDS encoding MFS transporter gives MRFSKIEKAWILYDVGNSAFVMLVSTIIPIYFKNIASAAGVSMADSTAYFGYATSLSTLIVAILGPILGTIGDTSGYRKRLFLLSLGVGAAGCVALGIPMGWLLFLVMFVVAKIGYNGSLIFCDSMLTDVTTDDRMDEVSSVGYAFGYIGSCIPFAACMLLVLFAGSIGISTQLATSISFVITAVWWVLMTVPLLRGYQQKFSVGHVSNPVKEGFVRLGNTIKNIRQDKNIVLFLVAFFFYIDGVYTIIEMATSYGKDVGVGDNDLLMALLLTQIVAFPFALLFGWLSKKVKTEKLIYTGIIGYFFIALFAIQLDKAWEFWFLAVCVAIFQGGIQALSRSYFAKIIPKEKSAEYFGFYDIFGKGAAFTGTLLVSVVTQLTGHSRYGIISISFLFVIGFVLFVLAVRRINHEKASGKQAGL, from the coding sequence ATGAGATTTTCTAAAATCGAAAAAGCCTGGATCCTGTACGATGTGGGCAACTCAGCCTTTGTCATGCTGGTTTCTACCATTATACCCATTTATTTTAAAAACATTGCCTCCGCCGCCGGAGTTTCCATGGCGGACTCGACCGCTTATTTCGGGTACGCCACCTCCCTTTCCACCCTGATCGTGGCAATACTGGGGCCCATTCTCGGCACCATCGGGGACACCAGCGGCTACCGGAAACGTCTTTTTCTCCTGTCGCTGGGCGTGGGGGCCGCGGGATGCGTGGCACTTGGGATTCCCATGGGATGGCTGCTCTTTCTCGTCATGTTTGTCGTTGCCAAAATCGGCTATAACGGCAGCCTTATTTTCTGCGACTCCATGCTCACCGACGTTACCACCGATGACCGCATGGACGAGGTCTCAAGCGTGGGCTACGCCTTTGGATATATCGGCAGCTGTATACCCTTTGCGGCCTGCATGCTCCTGGTGCTCTTTGCCGGAAGCATTGGTATCAGTACCCAGCTGGCAACGTCCATTTCCTTTGTCATCACCGCGGTCTGGTGGGTGTTGATGACAGTCCCTCTGCTCAGAGGTTATCAGCAGAAATTTTCTGTGGGACACGTGTCCAATCCGGTAAAAGAGGGTTTTGTGCGCCTGGGCAATACCATTAAAAATATCCGTCAGGATAAAAACATTGTGCTGTTCCTGGTGGCGTTTTTCTTCTACATCGACGGTGTCTACACCATCATCGAGATGGCAACCTCCTATGGTAAAGATGTGGGTGTGGGCGACAACGACCTGCTGATGGCTCTGCTGCTCACCCAGATCGTGGCCTTCCCCTTCGCGCTCCTGTTTGGCTGGCTCTCGAAAAAGGTCAAAACTGAGAAGCTGATCTACACTGGGATCATCGGCTATTTTTTCATCGCCCTCTTTGCCATTCAACTGGATAAGGCGTGGGAATTCTGGTTTCTGGCGGTCTGTGTCGCTATCTTTCAGGGGGGAATCCAGGCGTTGTCCCGCTCCTATTTTGCCAAGATCATCCCCAAGGAGAAATCTGCCGAGTACTTTGGTTTTTACGACATTTTCGGCAAGGGCGCGGCCTTTACCGGCACCCTGCTCGTCAGCGTCGTCACTCAGCTCACGGGTCACTCCCGCTATGGCATCATCTCTATCTCCTTTCTGTTTGTCATCGGCTTTGTGCTGTTCGTGCTGGCTGTGAGAAGGATCAACCATGAAAAAGCCAGTGGGAAACAGGCGGGCCTTTAA
- a CDS encoding RsmF rRNA methyltransferase first C-terminal domain-containing protein → MQIPEAFKEKMRGLLSDEDYEKLMTSYDGTVNKGIRTNTLKCTPEEMAQKTPFELEPVDWCPTGYYIDSDIRPGKNPAYYAGLYYVQEPTAMTSAEALAPEPGDWVLDLCAAPGGKSTQLACKLEGQGLLVANELVNNRAEILASNVERMGVANALLFNEFPERLAARFHERFDKILVDAPCSGEGMFRKDNGAAEEWNPERVVNCAKRQLKILESVDKLLKPGGIVVYSTCTFSPEENEQVIEDFLGNNRYELMDIDLRGLDDRGRPEWSEKGTPALTKTLHVMPFHVRGEGHFIAKLRKTAACPLEEEPLKLKGKSRLKPAGRRDLDDYETFAKAYLNRRFGNLHLQGDQLYSLPEGITLRDIEGLKVLRPGIHLGALKKNRFEPSHTLAMVLRPEDFKTIYTVRDEEEAYTYLKGEPIIGTDLKGWVLVCFDKWPLGFGKASQGMIKNHFPKGLRIRKK, encoded by the coding sequence ATGCAGATACCAGAGGCCTTTAAAGAAAAAATGCGGGGACTTTTGAGCGATGAGGATTATGAAAAGCTCATGACTTCTTATGATGGGACAGTGAACAAGGGCATCCGGACCAATACGCTGAAGTGCACCCCGGAGGAGATGGCCCAGAAGACGCCCTTTGAGCTGGAGCCTGTGGACTGGTGCCCGACAGGATACTACATTGACAGTGATATTCGTCCGGGCAAAAATCCAGCTTACTACGCGGGGCTGTACTATGTGCAGGAGCCCACAGCCATGACCTCAGCCGAGGCCCTCGCTCCGGAGCCGGGGGACTGGGTGCTGGACCTCTGTGCCGCGCCTGGCGGAAAATCGACCCAGCTGGCCTGTAAGCTTGAGGGCCAGGGGCTGCTGGTGGCCAATGAGCTGGTGAACAACCGGGCCGAGATCCTCGCCAGCAACGTGGAACGTATGGGCGTAGCCAACGCCCTTCTGTTTAATGAATTCCCAGAACGCCTGGCGGCGCGGTTTCACGAGCGTTTTGACAAAATTTTGGTGGACGCGCCCTGCTCCGGTGAGGGCATGTTCAGAAAGGACAACGGGGCGGCTGAGGAGTGGAACCCGGAACGGGTGGTGAACTGCGCGAAACGCCAGCTGAAGATTCTGGAGAGTGTGGACAAGCTGCTGAAGCCGGGAGGCATCGTAGTCTATTCGACCTGTACCTTCTCGCCCGAGGAAAACGAACAGGTCATTGAAGATTTCCTGGGAAATAACCGGTATGAGCTGATGGATATTGATCTCAGAGGGCTTGACGACCGGGGACGGCCGGAGTGGTCAGAAAAAGGGACGCCAGCGCTCACAAAGACCCTCCACGTCATGCCCTTCCATGTCCGGGGCGAGGGGCATTTTATCGCGAAGCTTCGCAAAACAGCGGCGTGTCCATTGGAGGAAGAGCCCCTTAAGCTCAAGGGAAAATCCCGGCTGAAGCCTGCTGGACGCAGAGACCTGGACGATTATGAGACCTTTGCCAAAGCGTATCTGAACCGGCGGTTTGGCAACCTGCATCTGCAGGGGGATCAGCTCTACAGCCTGCCAGAGGGCATCACACTGCGGGACATTGAGGGTTTGAAGGTACTGCGTCCGGGCATTCACCTGGGCGCCCTCAAGAAGAACCGTTTTGAGCCGTCCCACACCCTGGCCATGGTGCTGAGACCTGAGGACTTTAAAACCATCTACACTGTGAGAGATGAGGAGGAGGCCTACACCTATCTTAAAGGGGAACCCATCATCGGGACAGATCTCAAAGGCTGGGTGCTGGTCTGCTTTGATAAATGGCCCCTGGGCTTTGGAAAAGCCAGCCAGGGTATGATCAAAAACCACTTCCCCAAGGGGCTGCGCATTCGGAAAAAATAA
- a CDS encoding PIN/TRAM domain-containing protein — protein MLQKFLRVCFSILGVLLGSALAQMVIINEWIQATLRIQFTPEIELGTYIVIMVLCGLIFFIFFPLILKGVKNLTKMVEASMEDVRLVDIALGVGGLVIGLIIAMLISFAFYQIPFPWVSSLLTAVIYIVLGYLGFTLPVKKRDDIVAAIQSGKKDRDSAASTRKISKKKNNAAAKVLDTSVVIDGRIYDICKVGFMEGPLIVPVFVLNELQLIADSSDDLKRNRGRRGLDIINKMQNDLDVPVQISEEDYDDIQEVDAKLVRMAKETKCKILTNDYNLNKVATVQGAEVLNINELANAVKPVVLPGEEMKVLLVKAGKESGQAVAYLDDGTMIVVENGRKYIGDNITVIVTSILQTAAGRMIFAKPRK, from the coding sequence ATGCTGCAAAAATTTTTAAGAGTATGTTTTTCGATTTTGGGCGTTCTGCTGGGGAGTGCTCTGGCACAGATGGTGATCATCAATGAGTGGATTCAGGCGACTCTGCGCATCCAATTTACACCGGAAATCGAGCTGGGAACTTATATTGTTATTATGGTTTTATGTGGACTTATCTTTTTTATTTTCTTCCCTCTTATACTCAAGGGGGTTAAAAATCTTACCAAAATGGTGGAAGCCAGTATGGAAGATGTCCGGCTCGTCGACATTGCTCTGGGCGTCGGAGGTTTGGTGATCGGCCTGATCATCGCAATGCTGATCAGCTTTGCTTTTTATCAGATCCCGTTTCCGTGGGTCAGCAGCCTTCTGACTGCAGTGATCTATATCGTCCTGGGTTACCTGGGCTTTACGCTGCCAGTTAAGAAAAGAGACGATATTGTGGCTGCGATTCAGTCAGGAAAAAAGGACCGGGACAGCGCTGCCTCAACCCGGAAGATCTCAAAGAAAAAGAACAATGCTGCGGCCAAGGTGCTGGACACCAGCGTGGTTATCGATGGCCGTATCTACGATATCTGCAAGGTCGGGTTTATGGAGGGGCCGCTTATCGTCCCGGTCTTTGTGCTCAATGAGCTCCAGCTTATCGCGGATTCCTCGGATGATCTCAAGCGTAACCGCGGACGGAGAGGCCTGGATATCATCAACAAGATGCAGAATGATCTGGACGTACCGGTACAGATATCTGAGGAGGATTACGACGATATTCAGGAGGTTGACGCCAAGCTGGTGCGGATGGCCAAGGAAACCAAATGTAAAATCCTGACCAATGATTACAATCTGAACAAGGTAGCAACGGTTCAGGGCGCCGAGGTTTTAAATATCAACGAGCTGGCCAACGCCGTGAAGCCGGTGGTGCTGCCCGGTGAGGAGATGAAGGTGCTGCTGGTAAAAGCCGGCAAGGAATCCGGTCAGGCGGTTGCCTACCTGGACGACGGCACCATGATCGTTGTGGAAAACGGCAGGAAGTATATCGGTGACAACATTACCGTGATCGTCACCAGTATCCTGCAGACCGCCGCGGGACGGATGATCTTTGCGAAGCCGAGAAAATGA
- a CDS encoding MATE family efflux transporter, with product MEKTEIITGRLPKIFVHYVSLNVLSMIGMSCYILADTVFVAGGVGNSGLAALNLVLPAYSFINGAGLMLGMGGATRYAVLRGEGRDAAADRVFTQALALGAAIGCVLTLTGFFFTPALARLLGAEGAILQLSVRYLRTILLFSCAFMINNILVCFIRNDGSPQLSMAAMLTGSFSNIVLDYVFIFPMGMGMFGAALATGLAPVLSMLVLSLHFIRRQNHFRPVACRPKIRTVQEILATGLPSFVTEFSSGIIILLFNFTILRLSGTVGVAAYGVISNIALIAVAVFTGIAQGIQPIISVNYGAEKTERVWWAYGAAILLGVISGLLFLVFGLLAAEDIVGIFNREGDMEMTRIASAGIHLYFMAFLFMGANIVTTSFFASINRPGPSFAVSILRGLAAVVVFLLVLPPALGMDGVWLTIPAAELTTLFISGILLYRARLENKKIH from the coding sequence ATGGAAAAAACAGAAATAATTACAGGCCGTCTGCCAAAAATCTTTGTGCACTATGTGTCACTCAATGTCCTCAGTATGATTGGGATGTCCTGCTATATTCTGGCAGATACAGTGTTTGTGGCAGGCGGCGTGGGCAACAGCGGCCTGGCGGCCCTGAATCTGGTGCTGCCGGCCTACAGCTTTATTAACGGCGCGGGCCTCATGCTTGGAATGGGCGGCGCGACCAGGTACGCGGTTCTGAGGGGAGAGGGACGGGATGCGGCGGCGGACAGGGTCTTTACCCAGGCGCTGGCGCTGGGAGCGGCCATAGGATGTGTGCTGACGCTGACTGGCTTTTTTTTCACACCTGCCCTTGCCAGACTGCTGGGGGCAGAGGGTGCGATCCTCCAGCTTTCAGTCCGCTACCTGAGGACGATCCTGCTTTTCTCATGCGCTTTTATGATCAATAATATTCTGGTCTGCTTTATCCGCAATGACGGAAGCCCCCAGCTCTCCATGGCAGCGATGCTGACAGGAAGCTTCAGCAATATTGTGCTGGATTATGTTTTCATCTTTCCTATGGGGATGGGGATGTTTGGAGCGGCTCTGGCAACAGGGCTGGCGCCAGTGCTCAGCATGCTGGTGCTGTCCCTGCATTTTATACGGCGGCAGAACCACTTTCGGCCAGTGGCGTGCAGGCCGAAAATAAGGACAGTGCAGGAGATTTTGGCAACAGGACTGCCGTCCTTTGTTACAGAGTTTTCCTCTGGGATCATTATCCTGCTGTTTAACTTTACGATCCTGCGCTTGTCCGGCACTGTCGGCGTGGCGGCCTATGGAGTGATCTCAAACATTGCGCTGATTGCGGTGGCGGTTTTTACCGGGATCGCCCAGGGCATACAGCCCATTATCAGTGTAAATTACGGCGCGGAAAAGACAGAGCGTGTATGGTGGGCCTACGGGGCGGCGATTCTGCTGGGGGTAATTTCAGGGCTGCTGTTCCTGGTGTTCGGGCTTCTGGCGGCAGAGGACATTGTGGGCATATTCAACCGGGAGGGAGATATGGAGATGACCCGGATTGCCTCAGCCGGTATTCACTTGTATTTTATGGCTTTTCTGTTTATGGGGGCCAATATTGTGACGACCTCATTCTTCGCCTCCATCAACCGTCCGGGACCGTCCTTTGCGGTTTCCATCCTCCGGGGCCTGGCCGCTGTGGTGGTCTTTTTGCTTGTTCTGCCGCCTGCTCTGGGTATGGACGGTGTGTGGCTGACCATTCCGGCCGCAGAGCTGACCACGCTTTTTATTTCAGGGATCCTTTTATACCGCGCAAGGCTAGAAAATAAAAAAATTCATTGA
- a CDS encoding DegV family protein — translation MGNKFIVDSMCDISEEILRRYEFESLPIPVTLDDKTYYDGIDITPEMVINFVKNNPSSFPKTSQVQALAYQETFEKHLKNGDDVIYLALSSGLSGTYQTACLIASELLEKYPGRKISIVDSKCATTGMMMILHQGLKLDKLHKPHEEIVESMRFLAEHIQIFFMVGDIRWLAQGGRISKNVALIGEMLKIVPILYFKDGQILAFDKVRGQKKALKKMMASIDERMADKDQIVGMINSTAPELQEKVKKYMTKEFGTKHFLTPEAGAGSALTVHIGVDCLGIMFFDALPDNYVRVYP, via the coding sequence ATGGGAAATAAGTTTATTGTGGATTCAATGTGTGACATCAGTGAAGAGATTCTGCGCCGTTATGAGTTTGAATCCCTGCCGATTCCGGTCACCCTTGATGATAAAACCTATTACGACGGTATTGATATTACCCCCGAAATGGTCATCAATTTTGTTAAAAACAATCCATCCAGCTTTCCAAAAACCTCACAGGTTCAGGCCCTCGCCTACCAGGAAACCTTTGAAAAGCACTTAAAAAACGGCGACGACGTCATCTATCTGGCTCTGTCCTCCGGGCTCTCCGGAACTTACCAGACTGCCTGCCTTATCGCCTCCGAGCTCCTGGAAAAATACCCGGGGCGCAAAATCAGCATTGTAGACTCTAAATGCGCCACCACTGGCATGATGATGATCCTGCACCAGGGCCTCAAGCTCGACAAGCTGCATAAGCCTCACGAGGAAATCGTGGAGAGCATGCGCTTTCTGGCAGAGCATATTCAGATCTTCTTCATGGTGGGCGATATCCGCTGGCTGGCCCAGGGCGGCCGTATCAGCAAAAATGTGGCCCTTATCGGTGAGATGCTCAAAATCGTCCCGATCCTTTATTTTAAGGACGGGCAGATCCTGGCCTTCGACAAGGTCCGCGGCCAGAAAAAGGCCCTGAAGAAAATGATGGCCTCCATCGACGAGCGTATGGCCGATAAGGATCAGATCGTGGGCATGATCAACAGCACTGCGCCCGAGCTCCAGGAAAAGGTCAAAAAATACATGACCAAAGAATTTGGCACTAAGCACTTCCTGACGCCCGAAGCCGGCGCCGGCAGTGCTCTGACCGTCCATATAGGCGTTGACTGCCTGGGCATCATGTTCTTCGACGCCCTGCCGGACAATTACGTGCGGGTGTACCCGTAA